Below is a window of Falco peregrinus isolate bFalPer1 chromosome 3, bFalPer1.pri, whole genome shotgun sequence DNA.
GCGATGCTCTGGAGGACCACCCTTCCAACCCCTGGCCCTGGGATTTCTGACTCTGTGGGCACAAAAAGGGTTTCAGGAGCTCAGAATAGCTGGGCTCCTGCCTCAGCAGCCCTTCCATCAGGGAGAATGGGCTCACATGTAAGTTCTTCAGGCTTTTCCTGCATATTTTGGCTAGGATCTAAGGCAACACAGCACAGCTTCTCCTTCATATCCCTGATAAGTtccctttctgctgtgcttaCAAAGGAGCGCCTGGTTTTCCAGAGGAGCCTAGCAAGGTGTTTGGTTCCACCTCTGCCTGCAAAATTCAGCCTGGCAATGCCACATAGTGGCCTTTGTAGACAGGGATCATGGTGGTGACACCATGGCCACTGTCCAGCACTGGTCCAGTTGTGTGGGCACAGGCACACAGGGCCGGCACCTGGAAGTTTTTGAGCATCATCTCAGCCAGTTTTTCTCGATAGGACAAAGGATTGAGAAGGGTTTTGGTCAGCAGTGCTGGCCTCTCCCTCGGTTTCATTTTGAGTTCTTGTTCATAAAGGTATCTCCAGATCTTCTCCACGTTGCCCCAGGATGTAACTACCCCATTTTCCATTGGGTAAGTAAAAGATAAAATGCCCTTTTTGGACTGGGCTTCCTTCCTGATGTGGCAGTCCTTATGACTCGTCCCAAACATGACAAGTTTTAATTTGGGGTACCCCAGAGCAGTAGGAACAACCGAACAGGGTGCCTGTAGCCCTGACAGACCAGCCTTACGCTGTCCAGAGCCGATGTCAAAAATCCATGCGCAGGTCCCTGCCGTCACCGTGCCATCAGACACCCTGTGCAGGATGGTGCTGCCCCGGCAGTGGCTGCTGGCACAGATCATCGGTGAAATGTCCTGGATCCCCCGGTCACAAAGAGGCACCGCTCCGCCAAGCTCTCCAtcctctgcagctgtgctggcagcaccgCTCCCTCTGGGGAGCCGCTGGTCTGGAGCATTTTGATTCAGGGTTAGTACTTGGAAGTGAAACTGGGTGTTCTTACTTCCCAGATAAATTACAGCAGAGAATCAATGGATTTTTTCAGACCCTCAGGCACAGAGGAGGGTCAGTTACAGTAATTGCATTTGCATTGATTTATATTTGGAttctgtttggggttttgctgggtttctaaaggaaatgtttttaatgaggTCAAAAATAATGTGAGAGCTCATTTTAGAATACAAACCCCAGATATCTCAGAGACCTTAGAGGGAAGAATCTCCCAGCAGAGGAGGTATGCTACTCCCTGTATGACTCCAAGGCAGACTGCGAGTCAGTTAAGGAGTTACTGCATCCCTGTGATATGCGCACACCTGTAAActctgcaggggcagggagatGATCAACAGTAAGATCCTCATTaccaacatttttaatgttttagtttCATCCAGGTTCTGCCAGCCAATAAATGCACAAACAGCTGTAGCACCTTTTAGGtcagccagctcccagcagggtTTCTCGCTCATGCGTTACAGCAAGCCACTCACTTGGTCTGATGTTCTCcttaaaagcatttctgatgAATGACAGCTGCCCCCAAACCCTTGTCACTGCTGGCGGTGACCCACATTTGTTTGAAAGATGTCAGGCAGCTGAGGATGGAGGCTCCAGTCCACACACAGTATTTTCTCTCTGGAGGTGCAATGTTCCTCACAAACATGTCAGCAGCACTTGCAGCTTCATCTCCTTCAGCATCTGCTCCTCCAAGCCAGGGAAGAGTGTGGACCCACCTGGGAGCAGGATGTTGCCATAAAGATTCCTGTGCACATTGATGTCACTTCATGATGTTGTTGAAGATCATTTTGTGCACACCAGGAGCTCCAGTGTTTGCAGGCACACAAAGGTCTCTGGTGCACAAAAGAGCTGGTTGCCTGTCCGGGTGATATTGTTGTCAGGCAGTCTGTATTCTTTCATGATTTCTTCTGGCTTTGCTTTAGGTTCTTGGATGGGATCTAAAGTCTACGTAGCACAACTTCTCTTTGATAGCTCTCACGATTTCCCTTTCAGCAGTGCTAAAATATGTGTGCCCACTCTCCTAAAGAAGGAGATACAAtcataaaaagataaatattcaTAAAAGGAGACatattcataaaatatttgatGAGATCCTGGCCAGCAATACCCAGCCTGCAGATGGCCTGGGGTAAGCAGATCCTTCAGATGTGGGGACAGTGTGGGTAGCACCATCCCCACTGCCCATCACTCTCCCAGTGGCACGGGCCGATGCACAGGGTGCCAGGGCTGTCTGACCTGCAACGTACGTAGCCGGCACCGTGAAGCCTTCGAACGTGGTCACTGACATTGTGTCCCAGTTCTGCAGAGGATTGGGGGGGCTTCAGTCAGCAGCACTGGCCTTTCACTGGCTTTGATTCTTGGCTCATACTCATAGACAtgcctccagctccttcccGTATCATCCCAGCATGTAACTATGCCTAAGTGGCAAAACTGAAATTATG
It encodes the following:
- the LOC106112541 gene encoding LOW QUALITY PROTEIN: actin, muscle (The sequence of the model RefSeq protein was modified relative to this genomic sequence to represent the inferred CDS: inserted 4 bases in 3 codons; deleted 1 base in 1 codon; substituted 1 base at 1 genomic stop codon); this encodes MRGKPPGAKQLHQAELLEPPIAGLGGGTSTNTKASHVCRVNCGARAWEARVARQTARNAGKEDSGHVVPIKNECKTFQNWQPLENIKGQRGTGSQVMSCLFVPERGLVISVQAYLQXESGHTYFSTAEREIVRAIKEKLCYVTLDPIQEPKAKPEEIMKEYRLPDNNITRTGNQLFCAPEXLCVPANTGAPGVHKMIFNNIMKXDINVHRNLYGNILLPGGSTLFPGLEEQMLKEXEAASAADMFVRNIAPPERKYCVWTGASILSCLTSFKQMWVTASSDKGLGAAVIHQKCF
- the LOC106112540 gene encoding LOW QUALITY PROTEIN: uncharacterized protein LOC106112540 (The sequence of the model RefSeq protein was modified relative to this genomic sequence to represent the inferred CDS: inserted 1 base in 1 codon) translates to MFGTSHKDCHIRKEAQSKKGILSFTYPMENGVVTSWGNVEKIWRYLYEQELKMKPRERPALLTKTLLNPLSYREKLAEMMLKNFQVPALCACAHTTGPVLDSGHGVTTMIPVYKGHYXGIARLNFAGRGGTKHLARLLWKTRRSFVSTAERELIRDMKEKLCCVALDPSQNMQEKPEELTCEPILPDGRAAEAGAQLF